A DNA window from Helianthus annuus cultivar XRQ/B chromosome 15, HanXRQr2.0-SUNRISE, whole genome shotgun sequence contains the following coding sequences:
- the LOC110897818 gene encoding CDK5RAP1-like protein — translation MILFHPPSLSLSLSLSVSPPIQFQTMAATLSSIFNIHPHSAIRFNYRLISSSIFIFSPRLPTKRPFRALDFSRKLSHNPVFNDDSKNSIPSFHHFLAKAQAQAATVIVSDSDTQADDVLPKGRIYQETYGCQMNVNDMEIVLSVMKKAGYEEIVNDPESAEIIFINTCAIRDNAEQRVWQRLNYFWFLKRHWKSNVATGRSHSLRPPKVVVLGCMAERLKDKILDADKMVDVVCGPDAYRDLPRLLQEVDNGQKGINTLLSLEETYADISPVRISKNSISAFVSVMRGCNNMCSFCIVPFTRGRERSRPVESIVKEVAELEKEGVKEVTLLGQNVNSYNDAGDDEVEPTVDWKLSDGFSSKCKVKKVGLRFADLLDRLSLEFPEIRFRYTSPHPKDFPDELLYIMRDRHNVCKNIHLPAQSGNSNMLERMRRGYTREAYLELVSKIRSIIPDVGLTSDFICGFCEETEEEHQDTLSLVRAVGYDMAYMFAYSMREKTHAHRNYTDNVPEEVKQRRLTELIEAFRESTGQCFDSQIGSVQLVLVEGPNKRAPETELIGKSDRGHRVIFTNLPVPDLAGCDGDRVPRVGDYVHVKILKSSRASLFGAALGITTMSSFYNVAQQEAVASL, via the exons ATGATTCTATTCCATccaccttctctctctctctctctctctctctctgtctctccCCCTATCCAATTCCAAACAATGGCGGCCACTCTCTCCTCCATCTTCAACATCCACCCTCACTCTGCTATCCGCTTCAATTACCGCCTCAtttcttcttcaatcttcattTTCTCACCCCGTCTCCCCACAAAACGCCCTTTCCGAGCCCTCGATTTCTCCAGAAAACTGTCTCATAACCCTGTGTTCAATGATGATAGCAAGAACAGTATCCCTAGCTTTCACCATTTCCTTGCTAAAGCTCAAGCTCAAGCTGCTACTGTTATTGTCTCGGATAGTGATACTCAAGCTGA TGATGTCCTGCCAAAAGGTCGTATATATCAAGAAACCTATGGATGTCAGATGAATGTCAATGATATGGAGATTGTCTTATCGGTTATGAAAAAAGCTGGATATGAAGAAATCGTAAATGACCCGGAGAGTGCCGAGATTATCTTCATTAACACCTGTGCTATTCGAGACAATGCTGAACAACGAGTATGGCAAAGACTTAATTACTTTTGGTTCTTGAAACGACATTGGAAAAGCAATGTTGCCACGGGGCGATCACACTCTTTACGTCCTCCAAAAGTAGTTGTACTCGGTTGTATGGCCGAGAGGCTAAAAGATAAAATATTAGATGCAGATAAAATGGTCGATGTTGTTTGCGGGCCCGATGCATATCGTGATTTGCCGCGCCTTCTACAAGAAGTAGACAATGGTCAAAAGGGGATCAATACCCTTCTATCTCTTGAAGAAACCTACGCTGACATAAGCCCggttcggatatccaaaaattctATTTCGGCTTTTGTTTCGGTGATGCGGGGTTGTAATAACATGTGTTCTTTTTGCATAGTTCCGTTTACGAGAGGCCGAGAGAGGTCTCGTCCTGTCGaatctatagtcaaagaagttGCGGAACTTGAAAAGGAAGGTGTCAAAGAGGTCACGCTTCTTGGTCAAAATGTCAACAGTTACAACGATGCGGGTGATGATGAAGTTGAACCGACTGTTGATTGGAAGCTGAGTGACGGGTTTTCGAGTAAATGCAAGGTGAAAAAAGTCGGGTTGCGTTTTGCGGATCTTTTAGATAGACTTTCACTTGAGTTTCCAGAAATTCGGTTTAGATACACGTCTCCACACCCTAAAGATTTCCCAGATGAATTGTTGTATATAATGAGAGATAGGCACAATGTTTGCAAAAATATACATTTGCCTGCACAATCCGGGAATAGCAACATGCTTGAAAGAATGAGACGGGGGTACACACGAGAAGCGTACTTAGAACTCGTGAGCAAGATTCGGAGTATAATTCCAGATGTCGGGTTAACCAGTGATTTCATATGTG GCTTCTGTGAGGAGACGGAGGAGGAACACCAAGACACTTTAAGTCTTGTAAGAGCGGTTGGTTACGATATGGCATACATGTTTGCATATAGCATGAGGGAGAAAACACATGCTCATAGAAACTATACCGATAATGTGCCCGAGGAGGTAAAACAAAGACGACTGACAGAACTTATTGAAGCGTTCCGCGAGTCAACCGGTCAGTGTTTCGACTCGCAAATTGGGTCGGTTCAGCTCGTGTTAGTTGAAGGCCCGAATAAGAGAGCTCCTGAAACCGAGCTAATAGGAAAGAGCGATAGGGGTCACAGGGTAATTTTCACTAACTTACCGGTTCCGGATTTGGCAGGTTGTGATGGCGATCGAGTTCCAAGAGTTGGTGATTATGTACATGTTAAGATTTTGAAATCATCACGAGCATCACTATTTGGTGCTGCACTTGGTATCACAACCATGAGTTCATTTTACAATGTTGCACAACAAGAAGCTGTTGCTTCTTTGTAA